The following are encoded together in the Glycine soja cultivar W05 chromosome 5, ASM419377v2, whole genome shotgun sequence genome:
- the LOC114412698 gene encoding lysM domain-containing GPI-anchored protein 2-like has translation MFAGKGAVWFSRAVALAAIAVVACVGLTQAQPEARFNCNSANIPTCRALISYSHPNTTTLGDIQKLFNVKHILDIVGANNLPSNATKTYAVGPNEVVKVPFPCRCSNNTGLSDRVPLYRIKKGDTLYGIATTTFAGLMKWPQIQVANNIADANNITTGDMLYIPLPCSCDEVGGKSVVHYAHLVAPQSTVEGIAEEFGTTQQILLNLNGISDPKNLQAGQILDVPLQACSSNVKNDSLDYPLLVPNATYAYTAHECVKCKCDSSNNFILQCEPSQLKPTNWSVCPSMECSANVLIGKTISSDSCNRTTCAYTGYRFHNISAEAVTENTCAVPPTPSGSGGSTGSDSGASRTTLQGLFWSNLFIVIHFVLFLVYVL, from the exons atgtttgcAGGGAAAGGGGCTGTTTGGTTCTCCAGAGCGGTGGCGTTGGCAGCAATCGCGGTGGTAGCTTGCGTTGGGCTTACACAGGCCCAACCCGAGGCCAGGTTCAACTGCAACAGCGCGAACATCCCCACGTGTCGCGCGCTCATAAGCTACTCTCACCCGAACACCACCACCCTCGGCGACATCCAAAAGCTCTTCAACGTGAAACACATCCTCGACATCGTGGGAGCGAACAACCTCCCAAGCAACGCCACAAAAACATACGCGGTGGGCCCCAACGAGGTTGTGAAGGTCCCTTTCCCGTGCAGGTGCAGCAACAACACGGGACTCTCGGACCGTGTTCCGCTGTACAGGATCAAGAAGGGGGACACGCTGTACGGCATCGCGACGACGACGTTCGCGGGTCTGATGAAGTGGCCGCAGATCCAGGTGGCCAATAACATAGCCGACGCGAATAATATCACCACCGGGGACATGCTTTATATTCCGCTGCCGTGTAGCTGCGACGAGGTGGGTGGGAAGAGTGTGGTGCACTATGCGCATCTTGTGGCGCCGCAGAGCACCGTGGAGGGGATTGCGGAGGAGTTTGGTACCACTCAGCAGATACTGCTCAACCTTAATGGGATTTCTGACCCCAAAAATCTTCAGGCAGGGCAGATTCTCGATGTTCCCCTCCAAG CTTGTTCCTCGAATGTGAAAAATGATTCATTGGACTATCCCTTGCTTGTCCCAAATGCTACTTACGCCTATACTGCCCATGAATGCGTCAAATGCAAGTGTGACTCCAGTAACAATTTCAT ATTACAATGTGAGCCATCCCAACTCAAACCAACCAACTGGTCTGTTTGCCCCTCTATGGAATGCTCAGCCAACGTCTTGATTGGCAAAACCATTTCCTCAGATTCCTGCAATCGCACAACCTGCGCCTATACTGGTTATAGATTCCACAATATCTCTGCAGAAGCTGTAACTGAGAACACTTGTGCTG TGCCGCCGACTCCGAGTGGTTCAGGAGGATCAACTGGTTCTGATTCAGGAGCGTCAAGGACCACCTTGCAAGGCTTGTTTTGGAGTAATCTTTTCATTGTCATTCACTTTGTCCTCTTTCTTGTCTATGTTTTGTAG